The genomic interval ACGACGAGTACCGGACCGTGATGCCGGAGGTGGTGACGGAGGCGGCGCTCGACGCCGCCGAGCGGTACCCGAACAAGCGGCTCATCGTCCACTACCTCCAGCCCCACGCGCCGTACATCGGGGAGACGGGAGTCGAACACCTCCCGACCGACTACCTGGACTTCTGGGGGTCGTTCAACGACGGCGAGATCGACGTCCCGCTGGAGACGGCGAAGCAGGCGTACCGCGAGAACGTCGAGGTCGTCCTCCCGCACGTCTCGACGCTGCTCGCCGAGTTCGACGGGAAGACCGTCGTGACCGCCGACCACGGCGAGTTGCTGGGGGAACGCGACTCGCCGATTCCCATCCGGCGATACGGCCACCCCGCGTACGCGAACGTGCCCGCGCTCCTCGAAGTGCCGTGGCTGGAGTACGAGACCGAGACTCGCCCGGACATCGTCGCCGAAGCGCCCGAACAGGCAGCGAGCCGCGGCGGCCCCGATTCGGACGTGGTCAGAGAGCGACTCCAGGACCTGGGGTACGCGGAGTAGCCACGCGGGAGCGCCGAGGGTGACGGCTGCTGGAGGAACGCGCGGTCCTCGGAGGAAGGCCACGTCTGCCGGGGGACCAACACTCTTGACCCGCGGTATCGAGGCTCTACCGACATGACCGACGACGCTCCCGACGACCGGACTCGATTCGAGCGGCCGCTGTGTTACGTGATGGGACTGCTCTACGTAATCGCGGGCGTGTTGCACTTCGTCGCACCGAAGGTGTACGCCCGCATCGTACCCCCCCAGTTTCCCCGGCCGGTCGCCCTCGTCTACCTCTCGGGCGTCGCGGAGATCGTCCTCGGCGTCGGCGTGCTGGTCCGGCGAACGCGCCAGCGCTCCGCCTGGGGCGTGATGGCGCTGCTGGTCGCCGTGTTCCCGGCGAACGTCTACATGGCGACCAACGACCTCGCGAGCGGGGCCGTCCCCGACCGGTACGGGAGCGTCGCTCGACTGGCCGCGTGGGTACGGCTCCCGCTCCAGGGTGTACTGCTGTTCTGGGCCTGGTTGTACACGCGCCCGCTCCCAGAATCTTCCGGGTGAGCCACCGAGGACCGCCACGAACGGTCACGAGAGCCGACGCGTCGACGGTACAGCCATGATACCACGACCCGCGGAAGTCTTATCACCGGAAGGCCGTTCCAGTTAGAGGTAATGGCGAAAGGCAGCGTTGACTTCTTCAACGACACTGGCGGCTACGGTTTCATCGAGACGGACGACGCGGACGAGGACGTTTTCTTCCACATGGAAGACGTCGGCGGCCCGGACCTCGAAGAGGGACAGGAAGTGGAGTTCGACATCGAGCAGGCCGACAAGGGCCCGCGCGCGACCAACGTCACCCGACTCTAATCATGGCGAAAGGCAAAGTCGACTTCTTCAACGACACGGGCGGCTACGGCTTCATCGAGACCGACGAGGAGGACGAGGACGTCTTCTTCCACATGGAAGACGTCGGCGGTCCGGACCTCGAAGAGGGTCAGGAAGTCGAGTTCGACATCGAACAGGCAGACAAGGGTCCGCGCGCGACCAACGTCACCCGCCTGTAAGACGCGTCGTTCTCGAACGACGAACCACGATTCTCGGTATTTTTACCCGGCGAAGAGCGACGGCGCCGAGCGTTCGTCGCCGAACTGACGGGTCGAGGACCCTCGATACAGTCTCGACGGCCGCGACCGGACGGTCCGAACGCCGACCGACGGGCGTCTGACTGAGATTGATAACCCTCGACACTGAAGCGTCCCATCCGAATGGGAGCACAGCATCGGGACGCCTCCTCGCTCGAACAGCAGTTCAGTCCGACGGTGGCGAGGAGCGTCCAGACGACGTGGCGAGCGGTCGTCCGGCACGTCCGCACGCTGTTGGTCGGCCTCTCGCCCGTCCACTACGAACCGGGGGACATGCGCAGGGAGTACCGCTGGACGCGGGCGGCCATCGTCGGTGCGGCGACGAGTCTCGGCGTCGCCTTCGCCGTGCGGTCGGTGCTGACGGGGCTGTTCGTCGCGTTCTTCTCGCCGGGGCTGTCGCTGGTGACGCTGTTCAACGTCGCGCTGACCGTCGCCGTCGTCGGCGGGATGGCCGGCGTCGCGGCGGTCCGCGCGGCCGACTTCACGCGGTTCAGACGGCAGCGACGGCGGTTGTGAGCGGCCCCGCTACGACGGGCCGACGCCTCACTCGCTGAGCCGGTTGTACTCGTCGTCGGTGAGCTCCAGCGACGACGCGCCGACGTTCTCTTCGAGGTGGTCGACGCTGGAGGTGCCGGGGATGGGCAGGGTCACGTCCGAGTGGTGGAGCAGCCACGCCAGCGCCACCTGCATCCGGGAGGCGTCGTGGGCGTCGACGACCTCGTCGAGCACCTCGCCCTTCTCGCCGAGGTCGCCCGCGCCGACGGGGAAGTACGGAATGAACCCGATGCCGTACTCCTCGCAGGCGTCGAGGACGTCCTGATGCTCGCGGTTGCCGACGTTGAAGTTGTTCTGGACGGTCGCCACCTCGACGTGGTCGCGGGCCGTCTCCAGCTGGTCGACCGAGACGTTCGAGAGGCCGACGTGCCGGACGAGACCGTCGTCCTTCAGTTCGCCGAACGTCGTCACCGACTCCTCGAAGTCGGTGTCGGGGTCGGGTCGGTGGAACTGGTAGAGGTCGATGGTGTCGGTCCGGAGGCGGTCGAGCGAGCAGAGCACCTGGTTGCGGATGTAGTCCGGGTCGCCGTGGGGGAGCCAGTCGCCGTCGCGGTTGCGGAGGAGACCGGCCTTCGTCGCGACGACGGCCTCGGCGGGTTCGAGCGTCTCGCCGATGAGTCGCTCGCTGACGCCGGGGCCGTAGGAGTCGGCGGTGTCGATGAAGTCGACGCCGAGGTCGACCGCCCGTTCGAGGACGTT from Halomarina salina carries:
- a CDS encoding DoxX family protein, with the translated sequence MTDDAPDDRTRFERPLCYVMGLLYVIAGVLHFVAPKVYARIVPPQFPRPVALVYLSGVAEIVLGVGVLVRRTRQRSAWGVMALLVAVFPANVYMATNDLASGAVPDRYGSVARLAAWVRLPLQGVLLFWAWLYTRPLPESSG
- a CDS encoding cold-shock protein, coding for MAKGKVDFFNDTGGYGFIETDEEDEDVFFHMEDVGGPDLEEGQEVEFDIEQADKGPRATNVTRL
- a CDS encoding cold-shock protein, with product MAKGSVDFFNDTGGYGFIETDDADEDVFFHMEDVGGPDLEEGQEVEFDIEQADKGPRATNVTRL
- a CDS encoding aldo/keto reductase yields the protein MTANESGTFDIGGELTVHRLGFGAMRLCGDDIIGAPDDEEAAQNVLERAVDLGVDFIDTADSYGPGVSERLIGETLEPAEAVVATKAGLLRNRDGDWLPHGDPDYIRNQVLCSLDRLRTDTIDLYQFHRPDPDTDFEESVTTFGELKDDGLVRHVGLSNVSVDQLETARDHVEVATVQNNFNVGNREHQDVLDACEEYGIGFIPYFPVGAGDLGEKGEVLDEVVDAHDASRMQVALAWLLHHSDVTLPIPGTSSVDHLEENVGASSLELTDDEYNRLSE